Proteins from one Corynebacterium testudinoris genomic window:
- the steA gene encoding putative cytokinetic ring protein SteA — protein sequence MSLFSRNVDLPGLQGPLRDCTSGKGVKRLRAGDLAVVNAPDITRQDAQRLLDASPAAVINLARFSTGAVPNFGPHMLLEAGILLVEGAGDLLLDGFKDGKRGRITDDGGIHVGEKTIGSGQIVNAQAAEASFTEAQQGLVDHMEAYFGNTIQFIHSEGPLLIDGLGIPDTGAQFQDRKVLVVSPGPDHRDEVKHLRNFIREYSPVIIGVDEAADTLLELGYKPDLIVGNPAGIGADVLRSGARVVLPADPDGHAAGLERIQDLGIGAMTFPTATDSATDLALLLADYHGAQLIVNAGSRFDLDAVFAHDPSATPSALLTRTKVGAKLVDAKAITELYVVRGGSNLAWLWAVLGIIVALAAIILIVGLTGSDSFVNNLIDTWNGIALTVQGWFK from the coding sequence ATGAGTCTGTTCTCCCGCAACGTTGACCTGCCCGGCCTGCAGGGACCCCTGCGCGATTGCACGTCCGGCAAGGGTGTCAAACGCCTGCGTGCCGGCGACTTGGCCGTGGTCAATGCGCCGGACATCACCCGCCAGGATGCGCAAAGGCTCCTGGATGCGTCACCGGCCGCGGTGATTAACCTCGCTCGGTTTAGCACGGGCGCGGTGCCTAACTTCGGTCCGCACATGCTGCTTGAGGCGGGCATCCTCCTCGTTGAGGGCGCGGGGGATTTACTCTTGGATGGCTTCAAGGACGGCAAACGCGGGCGCATCACCGACGATGGTGGCATTCACGTGGGTGAGAAGACCATCGGCTCCGGGCAGATCGTCAATGCGCAGGCCGCGGAGGCGTCGTTCACGGAGGCGCAGCAAGGCCTGGTCGACCACATGGAGGCCTACTTCGGCAATACGATCCAGTTCATTCACTCCGAGGGTCCGTTGCTTATCGACGGTCTCGGGATCCCCGACACCGGCGCCCAGTTCCAGGACCGCAAGGTCCTGGTCGTCAGCCCCGGCCCGGATCACCGGGACGAGGTCAAGCACCTGCGCAATTTCATTCGGGAATACTCCCCGGTCATCATTGGTGTGGACGAGGCTGCCGACACCTTGTTGGAGCTGGGATACAAGCCGGATCTCATTGTGGGCAACCCGGCTGGCATTGGCGCTGATGTCCTCCGCAGCGGCGCGCGCGTGGTGTTGCCCGCCGATCCGGATGGCCACGCCGCCGGGCTGGAGCGGATTCAGGATCTCGGCATTGGGGCGATGACGTTTCCCACGGCGACGGACTCCGCCACGGACCTAGCGCTGTTGCTTGCGGATTATCACGGCGCGCAACTCATCGTGAATGCTGGTTCGCGCTTTGATCTCGACGCGGTGTTCGCCCATGATCCTTCCGCGACCCCGTCGGCGTTGCTCACCCGCACCAAGGTCGGCGCCAAGCTGGTCGATGCCAAGGCCATTACGGAACTCTACGTGGTGCGCGGCGGCTCCAACCTCGCGTGGCTGTGGGCCGTGCTGGGCATCATCGTGGCCCTGGCGGCGATCATCCTCATCGTGGGATTGACGGGTTCGGATAGCTTTGTC